One window of the Strix uralensis isolate ZFMK-TIS-50842 chromosome 3, bStrUra1, whole genome shotgun sequence genome contains the following:
- the HMGN3 gene encoding high mobility group nucleosome-binding domain-containing protein 3, whose product MPKRKSPEGAEGKDAAKVTKQEPTRRSARLSAKPAPPKPEPKPRKTTKKEPGTKANKGAKGKKDEKQEAAKEGTTPSENGENKAEEIRISRSTVSVSTSRGAPPSTLSVKGQIETVKVKGSEN is encoded by the exons tctcCAGAGGGTGCTGAAGGCAAGGATGCAGCAAAAGTAACTAAACAAGAG CCCACGAGACGGTCAGCAAGATTGTCAGCT aaaCCGGCTCCACCAAAACCTGAACCCAAACCAAGGAAAACCACGAAG AAGGAACCTGGAACAAAGGCCAACAAAGGTGCTAAAGGGAAGAAGGATGAAAAGCAAGAAGCTGCAAAGGAAGGTACTACACCATctgaaaatggtgaaaataaaGCTGAAGAG ATTCGCATCTCTCGCTCAACTGTTAGTGTTTCAACATCCAGAGGTGCCCCACCCAGCACACTGTCAGTAAAAGGGCAGATTGAAACAGTGAAAGTTAAGG gCTCAGAAAACTGA